A single window of Zea mays cultivar B73 chromosome 10, Zm-B73-REFERENCE-NAM-5.0, whole genome shotgun sequence DNA harbors:
- the LOC100278375 gene encoding Transcription factor IBH1-like 1 precursor — MHAPRRFKKAFMAQLLLSLRAAGQASKSMGLRERRDAVRLSSDVAMALASARARAAPRSTVWARALIARHAAEQRNEALMRRIMGGAGYEMAAAAVRARKEARCRRIVRRSRRVCSGVGRKRRSLLAAEGGGGIRCSAMAAARRMVKARLQVLRSLVPGGEAMGGLSLLTETLDYVVCLKAQVELMQRLCKGSCSQSQLG; from the coding sequence ATGCATGCCCCGAGGAGGTTCAAGAAGGCCTTCATGGCGCAGCTTCTGCTGAGCCTGCGTGCGGCCGGCCAGGCGTCCAAGTCCATGGGCCTCCGGGAGCGCCGGGACGCCGTGCGGCTCTCCTCCGACGTGGCGATGGCGCTGGCGTCCGCGCGGGCCCGCGCGGCGCCACGCTCGACGGTTTGGGCCCGCGCGCTCATCGCCAGGCACGCGGCGGAGCAGCGCAACGAGGCGCTCATGCGCCGCATCATGGGCGGCGCCGGCTACGAGATGGCCGCCGCGGCGGTGAGGGCCAGGAAGGAGGCTCGGTGCCGGAGGATCGTGAGGAGGTCGCGCCGGGTATGCAGCGGCGTCGGGAGGAAGAGGAGGAGCTTGCTGGCGGCGGAGGGCGGCGGAGGCATCAGATGCAGCGCAATGGCGGCGGCCAGGAGGATGGTGAAGGCGAGGCTGCAGGTGCTGAGGAGCCTTGTGCCTGGAGGGGAGGCGATGGGTGGCCTCTCCCTACTCACCGAGACGCTGGATTACGTTGTGTGCCTCAAGGCACAGGTGGAGCTAATGCAACGCTTGTGCAAAGGATCCTGTTCCCAGTCCCAGCTTGGCTGA